The nucleotide window TCAGAGGCCCAACAACACGCGGCCTTCCTCAGCCAGCAAATCGTGCGTCTCGGGATGAGCGCGCATGTAGGCCGCAAAGACAGGGCACTGCGGAATGACCCGCAGTCCGCGCTCACGCGCAGAGGCGAGTCCCGCGAGCACCAGCTTCGTCGCGATCCCCTGCCCACGCAGCGCATCGGGCACCAGCGTATGGATGAACGTGATGACGTTGCCTTCGATCGAATAAATCGCAACGGCG belongs to Pandoraea norimbergensis and includes:
- a CDS encoding GNAT family N-acetyltransferase, encoding MTTSSTPIQVHDNPSKHRFEYLAQGEHAVAIYSIEGNVITFIHTLVPDALRGQGIATKLVLAGLASARERGLRVIPQCPVFAAYMRAHPETHDLLAEEGRVLLGL